The following are from one region of the Candidatus Eisenbacteria bacterium genome:
- a CDS encoding IMP dehydrogenase gives GTLDPSPVFDMTVDLDGVPGGYAAMDKRQALKVMVRV, from the coding sequence CAGGCACGCTCGACCCCTCACCCGTCTTCGACATGACGGTGGATCTGGACGGCGTACCCGGTGGATACGCGGCGATGGACAAACGCCAGGCCCTCAAGGTCATGGTCAGGGTGTGA